A window from Deinococcus aquiradiocola encodes these proteins:
- a CDS encoding alginate O-acetyltransferase AlgF: protein MRTPLTLLLLTGLSFAGAQETLYAPAPPAGSAFVRVVTVDAGRDVTLDGRAFTPAAKAPAVSAYRVVPQGAHALRAGSSTLTLNVQGGAYQTVVLRGGHLTALEAEAPAGLTRARLTLYNLSDAPATLSTADGRTALLGDVAPGAQRSLSVNAVSAALGVFGNGKAVATFPAEALHAGASYSAFVFGHGQDRSALWVQPTLK, encoded by the coding sequence ATGAGAACCCCCCTGACCCTTCTGCTCCTGACCGGCCTGAGTTTCGCGGGCGCGCAGGAGACCCTGTACGCGCCCGCCCCTCCTGCCGGGTCCGCCTTCGTCCGCGTCGTGACGGTCGACGCGGGCCGCGACGTGACCCTCGACGGTCGCGCCTTCACGCCCGCCGCGAAGGCGCCCGCCGTGAGCGCGTACCGGGTCGTGCCGCAGGGCGCGCACGCCCTGCGCGCCGGGAGCAGCACCCTGACGCTGAACGTGCAGGGCGGCGCGTACCAGACGGTGGTGCTGCGCGGCGGTCACCTGACGGCCTTGGAGGCCGAGGCGCCCGCCGGACTGACGCGCGCGCGCCTCACGCTCTACAACCTCAGCGACGCGCCTGCCACGCTCTCGACCGCCGACGGCCGCACGGCCCTGCTCGGAGACGTGGCACCTGGCGCGCAGCGGAGCCTGAGCGTGAACGCCGTGAGTGCCGCGCTCGGCGTGTTCGGGAACGGCAAGGCCGTCGCGACCTTCCCCGCCGAGGCCCTGCACGCCGGGGCGAGCTACAGCGCCTTCGTGTTCGGACACGGCCAGGACAGGTCGGCCCTGTGGGTGCAGCCTACCCTGAAGTGA
- a CDS encoding alginate O-acetyltransferase AlgX-related protein, producing MTTTNPSSSPSLLRRVREHPTLAAALALNGPDRASALTMLLLPFLGLAASLHALRPDAAHAVPHDLRSVASGTTFRMTEARLEADLPGRAVMVGVANTARYLAVRGGTDEVTVGRDGWLFLRSELAVHPQEARDLHRRADLIVDLSGRLRARGVTLLVAVSPNKSRVQQAFLPGRHLPAWSTDTYRAFQALLRARGVSTVDLLTPMTAAARAQTQYYRTDTHWNQAGARTAAAAVARTVRAAAPDLPAATFVTAADPMAARPGDLQRLMGLQDTPDGLRPPADREAQQHTVASGGSLGAGLLGAAPQVVLAGSSYGLRGNFHGALQQALGSTVVNVSREGADFSGSLRTYLRDPAFRDAPPRVLVWEIPERFLPVPLADEDRRPLMP from the coding sequence CTGCTGCGCCGCGTGCGTGAACATCCCACCCTCGCGGCGGCCCTGGCCCTGAACGGTCCGGACCGCGCGTCCGCCCTGACGATGCTGCTGCTGCCCTTCCTCGGTCTGGCGGCCTCACTGCATGCCCTCAGGCCGGACGCCGCGCATGCCGTTCCGCACGACCTGCGCAGCGTGGCGAGCGGCACGACCTTCCGCATGACCGAGGCGCGGCTCGAAGCCGACCTGCCCGGACGCGCCGTGATGGTCGGCGTGGCGAACACCGCGCGGTACCTCGCGGTGCGCGGCGGGACGGACGAGGTGACGGTCGGCCGGGACGGGTGGCTGTTCCTGCGCAGCGAACTCGCGGTGCACCCGCAGGAGGCGCGGGACCTGCACAGACGCGCCGACCTGATCGTGGACCTCTCGGGGCGGCTGCGGGCGCGCGGCGTGACGCTGCTCGTGGCGGTCAGTCCGAACAAGAGCCGCGTGCAGCAGGCGTTCCTGCCGGGACGGCACCTGCCCGCCTGGAGTACGGACACGTACAGGGCCTTCCAAGCGCTGCTGCGGGCACGCGGCGTGAGCACGGTGGACCTGCTGACGCCCATGACGGCCGCGGCGCGCGCGCAGACGCAGTATTACAGGACCGACACGCACTGGAATCAGGCGGGCGCCCGCACGGCGGCCGCGGCGGTCGCCCGGACCGTGCGGGCCGCCGCGCCGGACCTGCCCGCGGCGACCTTCGTCACGGCAGCGGACCCGATGGCCGCGCGGCCCGGTGACCTGCAGCGCCTGATGGGCCTGCAGGACACCCCGGACGGCCTTCGTCCCCCCGCAGACCGCGAGGCGCAGCAGCACACGGTCGCGAGCGGCGGCAGTCTCGGTGCGGGCCTGCTCGGCGCCGCGCCGCAGGTGGTGCTGGCGGGCAGCAGTTACGGCCTGCGCGGGAACTTCCACGGCGCGCTGCAGCAGGCGCTGGGCAGCACGGTCGTCAACGTGAGCCGTGAGGGTGCGGACTTCAGCGGCAGCCTGCGCACGTACCTGCGTGACCCGGCCTTCCGGGACGCGCCGCCGCGCGTCCTCGTGTGGGAGATCCCGGAACGCTTCCTGCCCGTCCCGCTGGCGGACGAGGACCGTAGGCCCCTGATGCCCTGA